From the genome of Leptolyngbya iicbica LK, one region includes:
- a CDS encoding ATP-dependent 6-phosphofructokinase, producing MADIKRIGILTSGGDCAGLNAAVRAVVHRAVDTYGWEVYGISRATHGLLQRPPEFHPLTRVPDDYDLLVKGGTFLGTTNKGNPFAFPMPDGTVGDRSEEIIEGYHQLGLDALIGIGGDGSLAILRRLAQQGGINLVAIPKTIDNDLGSTERAIGFDTAVNIATEAVDRLHFTAASHSRVMILEVMGRDAGHIAISAGIAGGADIILIPEIQYSMDRICDHITTLNDRGKDYAIMIVAEAVCNENGEKMTHQLALSQCRLGGVGQYLADNISTRTGAETRVTVLGHVQRGGIPSPLDRLTATAFGVAATDLIAEGRFDRMVSWQNRQVVDVPIESAIAHYQAVDLNGTLVKTARAMGICLGEPVRVPLSV from the coding sequence ATGGCAGATATCAAACGCATCGGAATTTTGACGAGTGGTGGTGATTGCGCCGGGCTCAATGCCGCCGTTCGAGCAGTCGTGCATCGTGCCGTTGATACCTACGGCTGGGAAGTTTACGGCATTTCACGCGCGACCCATGGCCTGCTTCAGCGGCCACCTGAGTTTCATCCCTTAACCCGGGTCCCCGATGATTACGATTTGCTGGTCAAAGGGGGCACCTTCTTAGGCACCACCAACAAGGGCAATCCCTTTGCGTTTCCTATGCCAGATGGCACCGTGGGCGATCGCTCCGAAGAAATCATCGAGGGCTATCACCAACTCGGCCTCGACGCGCTCATTGGCATCGGGGGCGATGGCAGCTTAGCAATTTTGCGCCGTTTGGCCCAGCAAGGTGGCATCAATTTAGTCGCCATTCCGAAAACGATTGATAACGACTTAGGCAGCACCGAGCGAGCGATCGGTTTTGACACCGCCGTTAACATCGCCACCGAAGCGGTTGACCGCCTCCACTTCACCGCCGCCAGTCACTCCCGCGTCATGATTCTCGAAGTGATGGGCCGCGATGCCGGACATATTGCCATCAGCGCGGGCATTGCCGGCGGTGCCGACATTATTCTGATTCCCGAAATTCAATACTCGATGGATCGCATTTGTGATCACATCACCACCCTCAACGATCGCGGCAAAGACTACGCCATCATGATTGTGGCCGAAGCCGTGTGTAACGAAAATGGCGAAAAAATGACCCACCAACTCGCCCTCAGCCAATGTCGTCTGGGCGGAGTCGGTCAGTACCTGGCAGACAATATTTCGACCCGCACCGGGGCCGAAACCCGCGTCACCGTCTTAGGCCACGTGCAGCGAGGGGGCATTCCCTCGCCGTTAGATCGCCTCACCGCGACGGCCTTTGGGGTAGCCGCCACTGACCTCATCGCCGAAGGTCGTTTTGACCGCATGGTGAGTTGGCAAAATCGTCAGGTCGTCGATGTGCCGATTGAAAGTGCGATCGCCCATTACCAAGCCGTAGATCTGAATGGCACCTTAGTCAAAACCGCCCGGGCCATGGGGATTTGTCTCGGCGAGCCCGTCCGCGTGCCGTTGAGCGTTTAA
- a CDS encoding cation diffusion facilitator family transporter: MTSERPSPPSDDSRVPDHRQAVRRVLVITLVLNLLVVGLKSLVGFWTGSLSLLADALHSVTDSANNVLGLVTNQLASPRPDRDHPYGHQKYEAVGALGIAAFLGIACFEILKNAGERLVSGGEPVTMSAIALWIMLLVLGINIGVAFYERRVGLQLGSKILIADAHHTMSDVWITISVLGGLVGVWLGWQWLDVVMAFPVALLVFKSGWEVLRENLPWLVDEMAIAPEAIHTEVMRVPGVVNCHEIASRGLLGRQVFIDMHLIVEPRDLKDAHEITEHVEAILEEKYGPTRVTIHLEPLGYQSPKITY, from the coding sequence GTGACTTCTGAGCGACCGTCTCCCCCCTCTGATGACTCCCGCGTGCCCGATCACCGCCAGGCCGTGCGTCGGGTATTGGTTATCACGTTGGTGCTAAACCTACTAGTGGTCGGTTTAAAATCGCTGGTGGGATTTTGGACGGGGTCGCTGAGTCTGCTAGCCGATGCGCTGCACAGCGTCACCGATAGCGCCAACAATGTTTTAGGTTTAGTCACGAATCAACTGGCCTCGCCCCGCCCCGATCGCGATCATCCCTACGGACACCAAAAGTATGAAGCCGTTGGGGCGTTGGGCATTGCCGCTTTTTTAGGCATTGCCTGTTTTGAAATTCTAAAAAATGCTGGAGAGCGCCTGGTCTCGGGGGGAGAACCCGTCACCATGTCGGCGATCGCTCTATGGATCATGCTGCTCGTGTTGGGCATCAACATTGGCGTCGCATTTTACGAGCGTCGCGTGGGCCTCCAGCTCGGCAGCAAAATTTTGATTGCCGACGCTCACCACACCATGAGCGACGTGTGGATTACCATTTCCGTGCTCGGTGGCTTGGTCGGCGTGTGGCTGGGCTGGCAATGGCTCGATGTGGTAATGGCATTTCCGGTAGCGCTATTGGTGTTTAAAAGCGGCTGGGAGGTGCTGCGCGAAAATTTGCCCTGGCTAGTGGATGAGATGGCGATCGCCCCCGAGGCCATTCACACCGAGGTCATGCGCGTGCCGGGGGTCGTCAACTGCCATGAGATCGCCTCTCGGGGCCTGTTGGGCCGACAAGTTTTTATCGATATGCACCTCATTGTGGAACCCCGTGACCTCAAAGACGCCCACGAAATCACCGAACACGTCGAAGCCATTCTTGAAGAAAAATACGGCCCTACCCGCGTCACGATCCACTTAGAGCCGCTGGGCTACCAGTCACCCAAGATCACCTATTGA
- the pgsA gene encoding CDP-diacylglycerol--glycerol-3-phosphate 3-phosphatidyltransferase — MNLPTWITVSRLLGAPLVLALLLEPTPQRAWWATGIFLLAASTDWVDGYLARRLDQVTDLGKFLDPLVDKLLVFAPLLALIELGQVPAWGVFLILVRELTIAGWRVNPAFQAQTVPGANLWGKAKTVLQIVAIACLLAPLPTPGPQIGIILFWGAVLLTWISGALYVLPRSTP; from the coding sequence ATGAATTTGCCCACCTGGATTACTGTTTCCCGCTTGCTGGGTGCGCCCTTAGTGTTAGCCCTGTTGCTAGAGCCGACACCCCAGCGCGCCTGGTGGGCCACCGGCATTTTTTTGCTCGCCGCCAGCACCGACTGGGTCGATGGTTATTTGGCCCGTCGCCTGGATCAAGTCACCGATCTGGGCAAGTTTTTAGATCCACTGGTCGATAAGCTGCTGGTTTTCGCCCCCTTGTTAGCCCTTATAGAACTCGGACAGGTACCCGCCTGGGGCGTTTTTTTGATTTTGGTGCGTGAACTCACGATCGCCGGGTGGCGGGTGAATCCGGCTTTTCAAGCCCAGACAGTACCCGGGGCAAATCTCTGGGGCAAAGCTAAAACTGTTTTGCAGATCGTCGCGATCGCTTGCCTGCTTGCCCCTCTGCCCACCCCAGGCCCCCAGATCGGCATCATCTTATTTTGGGGAGCCGTCCTGTTGACCTGGATCTCAGGAGCGCTTTATGTGCTGCCGCGATCGACCCCTTAG
- a CDS encoding LysR family transcriptional regulator, whose protein sequence is MRIEQLEAFLSVSETGSFQKAAQTCGVTQSTISRQIQALEAELDAPLLHRGTPVKLTIAGEALLPKARRICQDWRQVTRDIADLMAGKQPELCIAAIQSVCSHLLPPVLQQFCQSHPHVQLRVTALGSDRSLKVLRDGLVDVAIVMDNERLTTSTDMNVQPLYEEPVEVLMAANHPLTQFDEVPWAALADYPQVVFKDGYGMQRLVQAQFAESGGELQAALELNTLDAFRGVVRQGNLTALLPQSALTESRRDPTLAIRPTAAPQLTRKVVLVTTSDRLRIPIIRNFCQLVQERGAIFLPQSSLTELMAVEQSSVTEVL, encoded by the coding sequence ATGCGCATAGAGCAACTCGAAGCATTTTTATCCGTCTCCGAAACCGGCAGCTTTCAAAAAGCGGCTCAAACTTGCGGGGTGACCCAATCGACGATTAGTCGCCAAATCCAAGCGTTAGAAGCAGAGCTCGACGCACCGCTGCTGCACCGGGGCACGCCCGTTAAGCTCACTATCGCAGGCGAGGCCCTCTTGCCCAAAGCCCGTCGCATCTGCCAAGACTGGCGGCAGGTCACCCGTGACATCGCTGATTTGATGGCGGGCAAACAGCCCGAACTCTGCATTGCCGCTATCCAATCAGTGTGTTCGCACCTGTTGCCCCCCGTTTTACAGCAGTTTTGCCAGAGCCACCCCCATGTGCAGCTCCGTGTGACGGCCCTGGGCAGCGATCGCTCCCTCAAGGTGCTGCGCGATGGCCTCGTGGATGTGGCGATCGTGATGGATAACGAGCGTCTGACCACCAGCACCGACATGAACGTGCAGCCCCTGTACGAAGAGCCCGTCGAAGTTTTGATGGCTGCAAACCATCCCCTCACCCAGTTTGACGAGGTGCCCTGGGCTGCCCTGGCAGACTATCCCCAAGTCGTTTTTAAAGATGGCTATGGGATGCAGCGCCTAGTACAAGCCCAATTTGCCGAAAGCGGCGGCGAACTACAGGCGGCACTAGAACTCAATACGTTGGATGCCTTTCGCGGTGTGGTACGTCAGGGCAACTTGACGGCACTCTTGCCCCAGTCCGCGCTCACCGAGAGTCGTCGTGACCCCACGCTAGCCATTCGCCCTACGGCGGCCCCGCAGCTCACTCGCAAAGTGGTGCTGGTTACGACCAGCGATCGCCTGCGCATCCCCATCATCCGAAATTTCTGTCAATTAGTTCAAGAGCGAGGAGCCATCTTTTTACCCCAGTCGTCGCTGACAGAGTTGATGGCGGTGGAACAGTCGTCAGTCACCGAAGTCCTATGA
- a CDS encoding anthranilate phosphoribosyltransferase family protein, whose protein sequence is MSQAFRDLLKKVGSGQHTSEVLTRQEAAEAAQLMLSGEATPAQIGAFMIAHRIKRPKSIELAGFLDAYAQLGPTLQPITADYPALVFGLPYDGRSRTAPAQPLVSLMLAASGCPVVLHGGNRMPTKYGLPLVDIWQAIGIDWTDLPLTAIQAIFEETHLGYLHLPDHFSAAQSLVPYREEIGKRPPQATLELMWCPYAGDCQVIVGYVHPPTEGLAQGTLSAIGVPNFTTVKGLEGSSDLPRARAAIIGIHTPSGIERLVLHARDYDLGTQSETPLETEAEYLSTLRDTLNGKPTHLQAIALWNGGFYLWHSGITPSLSEGIAAARELLQGDRLTQHIQVIQQAIAQHRSA, encoded by the coding sequence ATGAGTCAAGCCTTTCGCGATTTGCTGAAAAAAGTGGGCAGTGGCCAGCACACGTCGGAAGTGCTCACTCGCCAAGAAGCTGCCGAGGCCGCTCAACTCATGTTGTCAGGCGAGGCCACCCCGGCCCAAATCGGCGCATTTATGATCGCTCATCGCATCAAACGCCCCAAATCCATAGAATTAGCGGGCTTTTTGGATGCTTATGCTCAGCTCGGACCGACGCTTCAGCCCATCACAGCTGACTATCCGGCTTTAGTCTTTGGCTTGCCCTACGACGGGCGCTCGCGCACCGCTCCGGCTCAACCTTTAGTGTCACTCATGCTTGCGGCTTCTGGTTGTCCCGTGGTGCTGCACGGGGGCAACCGCATGCCCACTAAATATGGCCTGCCTCTGGTGGATATCTGGCAGGCGATCGGCATCGATTGGACGGACCTACCGCTAACCGCCATTCAAGCCATTTTCGAAGAAACTCATCTCGGCTATTTGCATCTCCCTGACCACTTTTCTGCGGCGCAAAGCCTTGTCCCCTATCGCGAAGAAATTGGCAAACGTCCTCCCCAAGCCACCTTAGAGCTGATGTGGTGTCCCTACGCGGGCGACTGTCAAGTCATCGTCGGCTACGTACATCCCCCCACCGAAGGACTTGCCCAAGGCACGTTATCTGCCATCGGTGTCCCTAACTTCACCACCGTTAAAGGGTTAGAAGGCAGCTCCGACCTTCCCCGCGCTCGCGCTGCCATCATCGGCATTCACACCCCCAGTGGGATAGAACGACTGGTGCTTCATGCCCGTGACTACGACTTAGGCACCCAGAGCGAAACCCCGTTGGAGACAGAAGCCGAATACCTGTCTACTTTGCGAGATACCCTCAACGGCAAACCCACTCATCTGCAAGCGATCGCGCTGTGGAATGGCGGATTCTATCTCTGGCACAGCGGCATTACCCCCAGTCTGAGCGAGGGCATTGCCGCCGCCCGCGAGTTGCTGCAGGGAGATCGCCTCACTCAACATATTCAAGTCATACAACAAGCGATCGCCCAGCATCGTTCTGCCTAG
- a CDS encoding metallophosphoesterase gives MLIEPLITEHVTVAVTDLPERLQGTVVVQLSDFHFDGRSLALKVLQEAIARCNAIAPDLIVLTGDFITHEPQDIEGLVLYLKQLRSRTGVYAILGNHDHHHPQARSRVVAGLQSVGICPLWNEVAYPFGADFPLVGLADFYARAFAPEVVFQQLDEQVPRLVLSHNPDSVVMLQPYRADVVLSGHTHGGQVILPRWGPVPALLQTWGAVVPKWARPLVPFLKQDCDRLFRNWQWSAGLHQVGATQLYVNRGLGSYFPGRWRCPPELTVLRLVHAG, from the coding sequence ATGCTGATTGAGCCGTTAATCACGGAACATGTCACTGTTGCCGTTACGGATTTGCCGGAGCGGTTGCAGGGGACGGTTGTGGTGCAGTTATCTGATTTTCATTTTGATGGTCGTAGCTTGGCGCTTAAGGTTTTGCAGGAGGCGATCGCTCGCTGTAATGCCATTGCGCCTGATCTAATTGTGCTGACGGGAGACTTTATCACCCATGAGCCCCAAGACATTGAGGGCCTGGTGCTTTATCTGAAGCAGCTGCGCAGTCGCACCGGGGTCTATGCCATTTTGGGCAATCATGACCATCATCATCCGCAGGCGCGATCGCGAGTCGTTGCGGGACTGCAATCGGTGGGAATTTGCCCGTTATGGAATGAGGTGGCGTATCCGTTTGGGGCAGATTTTCCCCTGGTAGGATTGGCGGACTTTTATGCCCGGGCTTTTGCCCCTGAGGTCGTATTTCAGCAGTTGGATGAGCAGGTGCCGCGTCTGGTGTTGTCGCACAACCCTGACAGCGTGGTGATGTTGCAACCTTATCGGGCTGATGTGGTGCTATCGGGGCATACCCATGGTGGCCAAGTGATTTTGCCGCGCTGGGGGCCAGTCCCGGCCCTGTTGCAGACTTGGGGTGCGGTGGTGCCTAAATGGGCGCGGCCCTTGGTACCGTTTTTGAAACAAGACTGCGATCGCCTGTTTCGCAATTGGCAATGGTCGGCGGGTCTGCATCAGGTGGGCGCGACGCAACTGTATGTCAATCGGGGCTTGGGCAGCTATTTTCCGGGACGATGGCGCTGTCCGCCAGAACTGACGGTGTTGCGGTTGGTGCATGCAGGGTGA
- the lepB gene encoding signal peptidase I: MTDFPQPPQKPETAPAKTAEHKVNPVVEGLQTLGLSIVLALGIRTFVAEARYIPSGSMEPTLEINDRLVVEKISYHLNPPQRGDIIVFWPPDSLFPEEEQRKDAFIKRVIGLPGDTVEVRDGTVFINGMPLEEDYIKAEPDYTWGPETVPADSYLVLGDNRNSSFDSHAWEPDSFVPAENIIGKAVVRFWPISRIGGLN; this comes from the coding sequence ATGACTGACTTTCCTCAGCCTCCGCAAAAACCGGAAACCGCCCCCGCTAAAACCGCCGAACATAAAGTCAACCCTGTGGTCGAAGGGCTTCAAACCTTGGGCCTCAGCATTGTTCTGGCCTTGGGTATTCGCACTTTTGTGGCCGAAGCCCGATACATTCCATCTGGCTCGATGGAACCGACCCTCGAAATCAATGACCGACTCGTCGTTGAGAAAATTAGCTATCACCTAAATCCGCCACAACGGGGCGACATCATTGTCTTTTGGCCCCCTGACAGCCTCTTCCCCGAAGAAGAACAGCGCAAAGATGCCTTCATTAAACGAGTCATCGGCCTACCAGGCGATACGGTAGAAGTGCGAGACGGCACGGTCTTTATTAACGGCATGCCCCTCGAAGAAGACTACATCAAAGCAGAACCCGACTACACTTGGGGGCCAGAAACGGTACCCGCCGATTCGTATTTAGTCCTCGGCGATAATCGCAACAGCAGTTTTGATAGCCACGCTTGGGAACCTGATTCCTTCGTTCCGGCCGAAAATATCATTGGTAAAGCCGTCGTGCGTTTCTGGCCCATCAGCCGCATCGGTGGTTTGAATTAA
- a CDS encoding DNA-directed RNA polymerase subunit beta' translates to MAEQSTNTSPMVFRNRVIDKKQLKKLISWSFENFGTARTSQMADQMKTLGFHYATRAGVSISVEDLQVPSEKRGLLDAADEQIRTTEERYTRGEITEVERFQKVIDTWNGTSEELKDQVVKNFKENNPLNSVYMMAFSGARGNISQVRQLVGMRGLMANPQGEIIDQPIRTNFREGLSVTEYVISSYGARKGLVDTALRTADSGYLTRRLVDVSQDVIIREVDCGTDRGIPLRSMTAGEKVLIPLSDRLLGRVLAADVVHPETGEVIAQRNESLSQARADELCDAGVEEVIVRSGLTCEATRSVCQHCYGWSLAHSEMVDLGEAVGIIAAQSIGEPGTQLTMRTFHTGGTFTGEMAPQVRAKRDGVIELPAKFKSRAFRTRHGEDALVLESATKLVVQSDTGKNQSENLPQGAILFVKQGDRVSKEQLIAEMPTSSRIRKVTEKATKDVNSDLSGEVKFAGLVQEEKIDRQGNTTRLAQRGGLIWVLSGEVYNLPPNAEPVVKNGDRIMPGSVIAETRQVSERGGLVRIPEVPEGKDAREVEVITASVLLDQAEVKMESGQGGEHYVIETANGQRFSLIATPGTKLLNNGVVAEMEESGYHTSTGGMIKYAGVEAAKKGKGKQGYEVTKGGQLLWIPEETHEVNKDLSLLLVEDGQYVDAGTEVVKDIFCQSSGVVEVTQKNDILREIVVKPGALHMVDNPEEVMDRDGTIVPPGEELMAGLTTEALTYVEFIESPEGPAILLRPVEEYTVPDEPDVPSQESTSDSGCHIRLRAVQRISFKDGDRVKSVEGQELLRTQLVLEIGEESSHLEADIEQVPDENDPDVMRLQLVILEAIIIRRDVVADQTQGSTLTRILVEEGQQIEPGAVVARTEIQCKEEGEVRGIREGMEAIRRILVVRSNDLSQLELNGQQPTVAVGDLLVDGNEVAPGIVLEESGQVIEINDSYITLRTARPYRVSTGAVLHIEDGDLVQRGDSLVLLVFERAKTGDIIQGLPRIEELLEARKPKEACVLVERPGTAEVVFTDDETANVKVVEADGVVTEYPLSPGQNLLINDGQYVNAGEPLTDGPANPHQILEIFFEYYKSQGEGIHVASMKALQEVQTFLVNEVQSVYQSQGVDISDKHIEVIVRQMTSKARVEDGGDTTMLPGELMEIYQIEQVNEAMAITGGAPAEYTPVLLGITKASLNTDSFISAASFQETTRVLTEAAIEGKSDWLRGLKENVIIGRLIPAGTGFNAYEEPTPSLDSDPGAGFEGAMIDDALARDVVLDDETARNYQLDSGLGNILKDDEMVGFTDNGEGNAEKSGNSASAQNPILDDDNLLIDDNSDII, encoded by the coding sequence ATGGCAGAGCAGTCGACAAATACGTCTCCGATGGTGTTTCGCAATCGGGTGATTGATAAAAAACAACTTAAGAAGTTGATTTCTTGGTCATTTGAAAATTTCGGCACTGCCAGAACCTCGCAGATGGCTGATCAGATGAAAACTCTGGGATTTCATTATGCGACTCGGGCTGGGGTGTCCATTAGTGTGGAAGACCTACAGGTACCCTCAGAGAAGCGTGGGTTGCTAGATGCTGCTGATGAACAAATCCGTACGACCGAGGAACGCTATACTCGCGGCGAAATTACTGAAGTTGAACGATTCCAGAAAGTAATTGATACCTGGAACGGTACTAGTGAAGAGCTGAAAGATCAGGTGGTCAAGAATTTCAAGGAAAATAATCCTTTAAATTCGGTCTACATGATGGCCTTTTCGGGGGCTCGAGGCAATATTTCTCAGGTCCGTCAATTAGTGGGTATGCGGGGCTTGATGGCGAATCCGCAAGGCGAGATTATTGACCAGCCGATTCGGACTAACTTCCGCGAGGGGTTGTCGGTTACTGAATATGTAATTTCTTCTTACGGTGCCCGGAAAGGGTTGGTAGATACTGCTCTACGAACAGCTGACTCTGGGTATTTGACCCGTCGTTTAGTGGACGTTTCGCAGGATGTCATTATTCGCGAAGTTGATTGTGGCACCGATCGCGGAATTCCACTACGGAGTATGACGGCTGGCGAGAAGGTGTTGATTCCGCTATCAGATCGACTGTTAGGTCGTGTGCTGGCAGCTGATGTTGTGCATCCTGAGACAGGTGAGGTCATCGCTCAGCGGAATGAATCGCTATCGCAAGCGCGAGCTGATGAGCTCTGTGATGCGGGGGTGGAAGAGGTTATTGTGCGGTCGGGTTTGACCTGTGAGGCAACTCGTTCTGTGTGTCAGCACTGCTATGGCTGGAGTCTGGCTCATTCAGAGATGGTGGATTTGGGTGAAGCGGTCGGAATTATCGCGGCCCAATCGATTGGGGAACCAGGTACGCAGTTGACGATGCGGACGTTCCACACGGGCGGTACGTTTACGGGGGAGATGGCTCCGCAAGTACGGGCGAAGCGAGATGGGGTCATTGAATTGCCTGCGAAGTTTAAGAGCCGCGCGTTTCGGACTCGACATGGCGAAGATGCTTTAGTGCTGGAAAGTGCCACGAAGCTAGTGGTGCAAAGTGATACTGGCAAGAATCAGTCAGAGAATTTGCCTCAAGGGGCAATTCTGTTTGTGAAGCAGGGCGATCGCGTCAGCAAAGAACAGTTGATAGCGGAGATGCCGACCTCTAGTCGTATTCGTAAAGTGACGGAGAAGGCTACTAAGGACGTTAACAGTGATCTCTCGGGTGAGGTCAAGTTTGCGGGCTTGGTGCAGGAAGAGAAAATTGACCGGCAAGGCAACACAACTCGCCTAGCTCAGCGGGGGGGCTTGATTTGGGTGCTATCGGGTGAGGTGTATAACCTGCCGCCCAACGCTGAGCCCGTGGTGAAGAACGGCGATCGCATTATGCCGGGTAGTGTGATTGCGGAAACTCGTCAGGTCAGTGAGCGCGGTGGCCTCGTGCGCATTCCTGAGGTACCTGAAGGCAAAGATGCGCGGGAAGTGGAAGTGATCACGGCTTCTGTCTTACTGGACCAAGCCGAAGTCAAAATGGAAAGCGGCCAGGGCGGTGAGCATTACGTTATTGAGACGGCGAATGGTCAGCGCTTTTCGTTGATTGCGACGCCTGGGACGAAATTGCTCAATAATGGCGTGGTCGCGGAGATGGAAGAAAGTGGCTACCACACCAGCACTGGCGGCATGATTAAGTATGCCGGAGTGGAAGCTGCCAAGAAAGGGAAAGGCAAGCAGGGATACGAAGTCACTAAAGGTGGCCAACTGTTGTGGATTCCCGAAGAAACCCACGAAGTCAATAAGGATTTGTCGCTGCTGTTGGTGGAAGACGGCCAATATGTCGACGCGGGTACTGAAGTCGTTAAAGACATCTTTTGCCAGAGCAGTGGTGTCGTAGAAGTCACCCAGAAAAACGACATCCTTCGCGAGATCGTCGTGAAGCCGGGAGCCCTGCATATGGTGGACAACCCGGAAGAAGTGATGGATCGGGACGGCACGATTGTGCCGCCTGGGGAAGAGTTAATGGCAGGTCTCACAACTGAGGCGCTGACGTACGTCGAGTTTATTGAGTCGCCAGAAGGACCAGCGATTTTGCTGCGTCCAGTCGAAGAATATACCGTGCCGGATGAGCCGGATGTGCCGAGTCAGGAGTCAACGAGCGATTCGGGCTGCCATATTCGGTTGCGGGCGGTACAGCGAATTTCCTTTAAAGATGGTGATCGCGTCAAGTCAGTTGAAGGGCAAGAGCTGCTGCGGACTCAGCTCGTGTTGGAAATTGGTGAAGAATCCTCTCATCTCGAAGCTGACATTGAGCAAGTGCCAGACGAGAATGACCCTGATGTCATGCGTTTGCAGTTGGTAATTCTCGAAGCGATTATCATTCGTCGCGATGTAGTAGCCGACCAAACCCAAGGCAGTACCCTCACCCGCATTCTGGTCGAAGAGGGGCAGCAGATCGAACCTGGTGCCGTGGTAGCGCGTACGGAAATTCAGTGTAAAGAAGAAGGGGAAGTCCGAGGGATTCGCGAGGGCATGGAAGCCATTCGCCGAATTTTGGTCGTGCGCTCCAATGACTTATCGCAATTGGAATTAAACGGTCAGCAGCCGACGGTCGCCGTAGGTGATTTGTTGGTTGATGGGAATGAAGTGGCTCCGGGCATTGTGCTCGAAGAATCGGGTCAAGTGATCGAGATCAATGACTCCTACATCACCCTCCGCACGGCTCGTCCCTATCGCGTCTCCACCGGTGCCGTGCTGCACATCGAGGATGGCGACCTGGTACAGCGGGGCGACAGTTTAGTGCTACTGGTGTTTGAGCGCGCTAAGACGGGCGATATCATTCAGGGCTTGCCCCGGATTGAGGAGTTGCTAGAGGCCCGCAAACCGAAGGAAGCCTGTGTGTTAGTGGAGCGTCCTGGTACTGCTGAGGTGGTCTTTACGGATGACGAAACAGCCAACGTCAAAGTGGTGGAAGCCGATGGCGTCGTGACTGAGTATCCGTTGAGTCCGGGACAAAACCTGTTGATTAACGATGGCCAGTACGTTAATGCTGGGGAACCGTTGACAGACGGGCCAGCGAATCCTCACCAGATTTTGGAAATCTTCTTTGAGTACTACAAATCTCAAGGCGAGGGCATCCACGTTGCCTCAATGAAAGCACTGCAAGAGGTGCAGACCTTCTTAGTGAACGAAGTGCAGTCGGTGTATCAGTCTCAAGGGGTCGATATTTCTGACAAGCACATTGAGGTGATTGTGCGTCAGATGACCTCGAAGGCCCGGGTTGAAGATGGTGGTGACACGACGATGCTGCCAGGCGAACTGATGGAAATCTATCAGATCGAGCAGGTCAATGAGGCGATGGCGATTACCGGGGGGGCACCGGCGGAATATACGCCAGTCTTGCTGGGCATTACGAAGGCTTCGTTGAATACCGACAGCTTTATTTCAGCCGCGAGCTTCCAAGAGACGACGCGCGTGTTGACCGAGGCGGCGATCGAAGGAAAGTCCGACTGGTTGCGAGGCCTTAAAGAGAACGTCATTATTGGCCGTTTGATTCCTGCGGGGACGGGTTTCAATGCCTACGAAGAGCCTACCCCTAGCTTAGATAGCGATCCGGGTGCAGGCTTTGAAGGGGCAATGATTGATGACGCTTTAGCCCGAGATGTGGTGTTGGATGACGAGACGGCTCGCAATTACCAACTCGATTCAGGGCTCGGCAATATTCTGAAGGATGATGAGATGGTTGGCTTTACCGACAATGGTGAAGGCAATGCGGAAAAGTCTGGTAATTCTGCTTCAGCTCAAAATCCCATCTTGGATGACGATAATTTGCTGATTGACGATAACAGCGACATTATCTAG